In Oncorhynchus clarkii lewisi isolate Uvic-CL-2024 chromosome 24, UVic_Ocla_1.0, whole genome shotgun sequence, one DNA window encodes the following:
- the LOC139383033 gene encoding urokinase plasminogen activator surface receptor-like produces MKHTIILLLACMLLCIAVSCSAALQCFTCKDPADTHCLEQTLETCSDGQVCSTNSSSSLQSSVVNDRGRIHFSIWDVDIDIRWGKDRTATNPNVVSNSSINERIVKGCMDDHFCQSSPKMSLNIGFHQFTSSCCNSSGCNSDTFSDDPHNGLQCFSCTDPEDEVCNQAVTCQGVQDHCLNDTVTASNGRSVTLRGCVSRSMCGSGSDSGSVSCCEGSLCNRNRAMNSAQPVALTVLALLVGITTTTLLQSVDQ; encoded by the exons ATGAAACACACCATCATTCTCTTACTGGCTTGTATGCTGCTCTGCATTG CCGTCTCTTGTTCAGCCGCTCTGCAGTGTTTCACCTGTAAAGATCCAGCAGACACCCACTGCTTAGAACAAACCCTGGAGACCTGCAGTGATGGACAAGTGTGTTCCACAAACTCCAGCAGCTCTCTGCAATCCTCCG TTGTTAATGACAGAGGACGCATCCATTTTAGCATTTGGGACGTTGACATTGATATCCGCTGGGGAAAAGACCGTACAGCAACCAACCCCAACGTTG TTTCAAACTCAAGTATCAATGAGAGGATCGTGAAGGGATGCATGGATGACCATTTTTGTCAGTCAAGCCCCAAAATGTCTTTGAATATCGGTTTCCATCAATTCACTTCTTCGTGCTGCAACTCATCTGGCTGCAACAGTGACACTTTCTCTG ACGACCCCCACAATGGACTTCAGTGTTTTTCTTGCACCGATCCAGAAGATGAGGTTTGTAATCAGGCTGTGACCTGCCAGGGAGTTCAGGATCACTGTCTTAATGACACAG TGACAGCAAGTAATGGTCGGTCTGTGACTCTTCGCGGCTGTGTCTCCAGGAGTATGTGTGGTTCCGGTTCTGACTCTGGTTCTGTGTCCTGCTGTGAGGGAAGTCTCTGCAACAGAAACAGGGCTATGAATTCCGCTCAGCCTGTAGCACTTACAGTCCTCGCTCTGCTAGTTGGGATAACAACCACCACACTTCTACAATCAGTCGATCAATGA